In the Chroococcidiopsis sp. SAG 2025 genome, one interval contains:
- a CDS encoding DUF4336 domain-containing protein: MHSSTQPQDLAWQFWLALPLYPFGKRRTLCTEVVKNTIWTFDQLQGFFYAVVTIRMTVVKLSAGGLLIYAPVAPTKECIRMVSELVEKYGDVKYIILPTSSGLEHKIFVGPFARCFPQAQVFLAPNQWSFPLNLPLSWLGFPRKLTQVLPENSKQAPFGAEFDYAVLDLDLGKGSFAEVALLHKRSRTLLLTDSIISIPEEPPALLQLDPYPLLFHARDSGDEAMEDTPANRRKGWQRICLFAIYFRPRAVETAGLVQMCRDAAKAKERSRQAYFGLYPFRWQAGWQQSFDMLRSNGRPFVAPILQTLIFSQAPQQVLDWADKVATWDFGRIISCHLDAPIATTPYEFRQAFACLEQNPRPSQNAPLPEEDFGFLRQLETFLVKYGVATPAKEKV, translated from the coding sequence ATGCATTCAAGCACCCAGCCGCAGGATTTGGCGTGGCAGTTCTGGCTGGCTTTACCACTCTATCCATTTGGCAAGCGGCGGACGCTTTGCACGGAAGTTGTGAAGAATACAATCTGGACGTTCGATCAGCTTCAGGGCTTTTTCTATGCGGTTGTCACGATTCGGATGACTGTCGTTAAGCTTAGTGCTGGTGGTTTGTTGATCTATGCACCCGTTGCCCCAACAAAAGAGTGCATTCGCATGGTAAGTGAGTTGGTGGAAAAGTATGGCGATGTGAAATATATTATTCTGCCTACTAGTTCAGGCTTGGAACACAAGATTTTTGTCGGTCCTTTCGCTCGGTGCTTTCCTCAAGCCCAGGTCTTTTTGGCTCCGAATCAGTGGAGTTTCCCGCTCAATTTACCGCTGTCGTGGTTGGGATTTCCCCGAAAACTCACTCAAGTATTACCGGAAAACTCTAAACAGGCTCCCTTTGGAGCAGAATTTGACTATGCCGTGTTGGATCTGGACTTAGGCAAGGGGTCTTTTGCAGAAGTAGCACTTCTCCACAAGCGATCGCGCACTCTGCTATTAACTGATTCCATCATATCCATTCCAGAAGAACCACCCGCGCTTTTGCAGTTAGATCCATATCCTTTGCTGTTTCATGCTAGAGACAGTGGGGACGAGGCAATGGAAGACACTCCCGCCAATCGCCGTAAGGGATGGCAGCGGATTTGCTTGTTTGCAATTTACTTCCGTCCTAGAGCGGTAGAAACAGCTGGGCTAGTACAAATGTGTCGCGATGCTGCCAAAGCCAAAGAGCGATCGCGACAGGCTTACTTTGGCTTATACCCGTTCCGTTGGCAAGCGGGATGGCAGCAATCGTTCGATATGCTCCGTAGCAACGGTCGTCCGTTTGTCGCCCCAATTCTACAAACTCTGATTTTTTCCCAAGCACCACAACAAGTTTTAGACTGGGCTGATAAGGTAGCAACTTGGGATTTCGGGCGGATTATTAGCTGTCACCTTGACGCACCAATCGCTACAACTCCTTATGAATTCCGACAGGCTTTTGCTTGCCTAGAACAAAATCCCCGCCCGAGCCAAAATGCGCCTCTACCAGAAGAAGATTTTGGATTCTTGCGGCAACTAGAAACATTTTTGGTCAAATATGGCGTTGCTACACCAGCTAAAGAGAAGGTTTAA
- a CDS encoding efflux RND transporter permease subunit, which produces MLLSIANTFIRRPVLTTVCTVVILLLGAICIPLLPLDKLPEMALKQVTVTANYLGSDAKTAEENVTTVLERQINGTERAVYMSSQTTNNGDTTINVSFPTEMDRNTAQVLVQNNVAVAEAELPEEVNRTGVVTQKQSPTITIAYAFYSEKNEQGNYIYDNVFISNYVDRLIFDEIKRIEGVGNLRIIGERRYAMRIWLNPDALAARNLSAQDVINAISEQNIQVGAGRIGQQPTQAKHDYEIALRAIGRFTTPEEAEGIIVQVGQNGTLTRLKDVGRAEIGAQDYSATTLFDGAPSVILLAYQLPGSNAWNTANLIKARMAELEQSFPPGLKATVGLDNTLFVSASLDEAFKTLMEAIALVFLVIFIFLQDWRTTIIPALAIPVSLIGAMAFAFMFGFSLNQLTLFGVILATGLVVDDGIVVVEAIAAKLSQGMRPVQAAIDAMGELTGAIIATSVVLMAVFIPVTFFPGTTGIVYRQFALIIAFAIAISTFNALTFSPSMSAIIMRRQQEVHGPLGWFFGWFNRGFDWFKEQYGKSVEFLIRLRMIVIPIFLAGLIATGWLYQTTPQGFIPEEDQGYFFAIAEAPAGVSLNYTTNLVQKVTQIIKPLPEVEHVVGNAGFGFQGNASNKALFFVKLKDWEERPGADKSIFGLLQQINQKLQANVPEARLIAVNAPPVDGLGSTGGFEMYIQNRQALPMEALIDNTQKVVEAARKRPELAGVFTQFTFGAPMMEISIDREQAKALNVQLSDIFNTMQTYLGARYVNQYVLGGRLYRVQVQAEETSRSNPDDIGRLYVRSVDGNSVPLSNVVKVEQMTYPPIITHYNVYPSINIQGAPAPGYSTGQAMRAMEEVAEQVLQPGFGYAWTGTAFQEKASGGAAPIIFGLAFVMVFLVLAAQYESYVDPIIIMITVPLAILGAIGALLLRANLLQAGSVWPVVNNNIYAQVALVMLIGLASKNAILIVEFANQSAELGMSYTKAAIRAAEERLRPILMTAISGLVGFWPLVIAAGAGAMSRWSLGTALFGGYLFSTLLSLFLVPVLYVVIKNMEENFLKPKKLSKTQQKEDRQPQPLAR; this is translated from the coding sequence ATGTTACTGAGCATTGCTAATACATTCATTAGACGACCAGTCTTAACTACAGTCTGTACCGTGGTTATTCTTTTACTGGGAGCAATTTGCATTCCACTGTTGCCGTTGGATAAACTCCCAGAAATGGCATTAAAACAAGTTACCGTGACGGCAAATTATCTCGGTAGCGATGCCAAAACCGCAGAAGAAAACGTCACCACCGTACTAGAACGACAGATCAATGGTACGGAGCGGGCTGTATATATGTCCTCTCAAACAACGAATAATGGTGACACAACCATTAACGTCTCTTTCCCCACGGAGATGGACAGAAATACTGCTCAAGTCCTCGTTCAAAACAACGTCGCCGTTGCTGAAGCAGAACTACCAGAAGAGGTAAATCGCACGGGTGTCGTTACTCAAAAACAATCTCCAACGATTACTATTGCTTATGCCTTTTATTCAGAGAAAAACGAGCAAGGTAACTATATTTATGACAACGTATTTATTAGTAATTATGTCGATCGCCTAATTTTCGATGAAATCAAACGGATTGAGGGCGTAGGCAATTTAAGAATAATTGGCGAACGAAGATATGCAATGCGAATCTGGCTCAATCCCGATGCCCTGGCTGCGAGAAATTTATCAGCCCAAGATGTGATTAATGCCATTTCCGAGCAAAACATTCAAGTAGGGGCGGGTAGGATCGGTCAGCAGCCTACCCAAGCCAAGCATGATTATGAAATCGCCTTGCGCGCGATCGGTCGCTTTACGACTCCTGAAGAGGCTGAAGGTATTATCGTCCAAGTGGGGCAAAACGGGACGCTCACTCGGCTCAAAGATGTCGGTCGTGCCGAAATTGGGGCGCAAGACTACAGCGCCACGACGCTATTTGATGGCGCTCCTTCAGTCATTTTGTTAGCCTATCAATTGCCTGGAAGCAATGCTTGGAATACAGCTAACTTAATTAAGGCAAGGATGGCGGAGTTAGAGCAAAGTTTTCCGCCCGGATTGAAAGCAACGGTCGGTTTAGATAACACGTTGTTTGTCTCAGCTTCCTTAGATGAAGCCTTCAAAACTTTGATGGAAGCGATCGCCTTAGTCTTTTTGGTGATCTTTATTTTCCTCCAAGACTGGCGCACCACAATTATTCCCGCCTTAGCAATTCCCGTGTCCTTAATTGGGGCGATGGCGTTTGCTTTTATGTTTGGGTTTAGCTTGAATCAGTTAACGCTATTCGGGGTAATTTTAGCCACAGGTCTAGTTGTAGACGATGGGATTGTGGTTGTAGAAGCGATCGCCGCTAAATTATCTCAGGGAATGCGACCAGTACAAGCTGCGATCGATGCGATGGGAGAACTGACTGGGGCAATTATTGCTACCTCTGTCGTCCTGATGGCAGTATTTATTCCCGTGACCTTCTTTCCAGGTACGACGGGAATTGTCTACAGACAGTTTGCCTTAATTATTGCCTTTGCGATCGCTATTTCTACCTTCAACGCTCTTACCTTCTCGCCCAGCATGTCAGCCATCATCATGCGACGACAGCAGGAGGTACACGGACCCTTGGGCTGGTTTTTTGGTTGGTTTAATCGCGGATTTGATTGGTTTAAAGAACAGTATGGTAAGTCAGTAGAATTTCTAATCCGCCTGCGGATGATAGTAATTCCAATTTTTCTAGCAGGCTTAATTGCTACGGGTTGGCTTTATCAGACTACGCCGCAAGGATTTATTCCCGAAGAAGATCAAGGCTATTTCTTTGCGATCGCCGAAGCTCCTGCGGGTGTCTCTTTAAATTACACCACCAATCTCGTCCAAAAAGTCACCCAGATTATCAAACCCCTACCAGAAGTCGAACACGTAGTTGGTAACGCGGGCTTTGGTTTTCAGGGTAATGCTAGTAACAAAGCGCTGTTTTTCGTCAAGCTCAAAGATTGGGAAGAACGCCCAGGTGCAGACAAGTCAATTTTTGGACTCCTGCAACAAATTAACCAAAAATTGCAAGCAAACGTTCCCGAAGCCAGACTAATCGCCGTCAACGCGCCACCCGTGGATGGGTTGGGTAGTACGGGTGGTTTCGAGATGTACATCCAAAACCGACAAGCCTTACCAATGGAAGCTTTAATTGACAACACGCAAAAAGTAGTCGAAGCAGCAAGAAAGCGTCCAGAGTTAGCGGGTGTATTTACTCAATTTACCTTTGGCGCGCCCATGATGGAAATCTCCATCGATCGCGAACAAGCTAAAGCCTTGAACGTCCAATTAAGCGATATTTTCAATACGATGCAGACATATTTAGGGGCGAGATATGTCAACCAATACGTTCTCGGCGGACGACTGTATCGCGTGCAAGTGCAAGCTGAAGAGACATCGCGCTCTAACCCCGACGATATCGGTCGTTTGTACGTCCGTTCTGTAGATGGGAATTCCGTACCACTGAGTAACGTGGTGAAAGTCGAGCAAATGACTTATCCACCAATTATTACTCACTACAATGTCTATCCATCGATCAACATTCAAGGCGCACCCGCCCCAGGTTACAGTACCGGACAAGCGATGAGAGCGATGGAAGAGGTAGCAGAGCAAGTGTTGCAACCAGGATTCGGCTACGCTTGGACGGGGACGGCTTTTCAGGAAAAAGCTTCTGGTGGTGCTGCCCCGATTATTTTCGGCTTAGCCTTTGTGATGGTGTTTTTAGTGTTGGCGGCGCAGTACGAAAGCTACGTCGACCCCATCATCATCATGATTACCGTACCCTTAGCAATTTTAGGCGCGATCGGGGCGTTGCTGCTCCGTGCCAATTTGCTCCAAGCAGGTTCGGTTTGGCCTGTTGTCAACAATAACATTTACGCTCAAGTCGCTCTCGTCATGCTGATCGGCTTAGCCAGTAAAAACGCAATTCTGATCGTAGAATTTGCCAACCAGTCAGCAGAACTAGGCATGAGCTACACCAAAGCAGCAATTCGAGCCGCAGAGGAGCGCTTGCGACCGATTCTGATGACAGCAATTTCTGGTTTAGTTGGTTTTTGGCCTTTAGTCATAGCGGCGGGTGCAGGAGCCATGAGTCGCTGGTCTTTAGGAACGGCACTATTTGGCGGCTACCTATTTTCGACGCTGCTCAGTTTGTTCTTAGTCCCGGTGCTGTACGTTGTCATTAAGAACATGGAAGAAAATTTCTTGAAACCTAAGAAGCTAAGCAAGACACAGCAGAAAGAAGATCGGCAACCACAGCCATTAGCTAGATGA
- a CDS encoding LysE family translocator has protein sequence MEISLLLRGLAIGLAIAAPVGPIGILCIRQSLAFGWVHGFVAGLGAATADAMYGCVAAFGLTFVTNFLIEQQFWLRLVGGAFLCYLGVKTFISIPSETAASTRGNTLTGVYTSTWMLTLTNPATILAFAAIFSGLGLASIEQNYLSAILLVVGVFCGSALWWLLLSTTVTLVKTKLNLNWVNRLSGIVITAFGIVALLSL, from the coding sequence ATGGAAATTAGCTTACTACTACGGGGACTAGCAATTGGTTTGGCGATCGCCGCACCTGTAGGACCTATTGGCATCCTTTGCATTCGCCAGTCACTTGCATTTGGCTGGGTACATGGATTTGTAGCTGGTTTGGGAGCAGCAACAGCAGATGCAATGTATGGTTGTGTGGCTGCATTTGGACTTACCTTCGTCACTAACTTCTTAATCGAACAACAGTTTTGGCTGCGGTTGGTTGGCGGTGCTTTCCTTTGCTACTTGGGAGTCAAAACATTTATTAGTATTCCATCTGAAACTGCGGCATCCACCAGAGGCAACACTCTCACTGGAGTCTATACTTCAACATGGATGCTCACCCTGACAAATCCCGCAACAATCTTAGCTTTTGCGGCTATTTTTTCTGGATTAGGTTTAGCCAGCATCGAACAAAATTACCTGTCAGCAATACTCTTAGTAGTTGGAGTTTTTTGCGGTTCTGCACTGTGGTGGCTGCTATTGAGTACTACTGTCACGCTAGTAAAGACAAAGCTGAATTTGAACTGGGTCAATCGCCTCTCAGGTATCGTCATCACAGCATTTGGGATCGTCGCATTGCTCAGTTTGTGA
- a CDS encoding SGNH/GDSL hydrolase family protein — MFRKIVLIATISAIAAALFQLSNSAQTQNVAQIYVFGDSLSDPGNVFKASQGQFPPSPPYFRGRYADGLVWTEYLAQQLKLNANSNTNFAYGGATTGNSQEVPLGLLAQIDRYQASHSSTSNNALYIIWAGANDYLGGGNDTNRPVNNSVEAVKSLVQIGAKNILVVNLPDLGKLPGTRNTQQSEVLSQLTHKHNSQLANALKNLQQQLKSEPNIIYYDVNALFNRVMNEPTKFGFLNVMNTCLNGELSQYMICPNPDKYLFWDDIHPSTAAHKLLAETVANKLKSATTQTQSAYAN, encoded by the coding sequence ATGTTCCGCAAAATTGTATTAATTGCCACGATAAGTGCGATCGCTGCCGCTCTATTTCAATTATCCAATTCGGCTCAAACACAAAATGTCGCCCAAATTTATGTTTTTGGCGATAGCCTTTCCGATCCTGGCAATGTGTTTAAAGCTTCCCAAGGACAATTTCCACCCAGTCCACCTTATTTTCGCGGCAGATATGCAGATGGTTTAGTTTGGACGGAATATCTCGCTCAACAATTGAAATTAAACGCGAATTCCAATACTAATTTTGCTTACGGTGGCGCTACCACAGGCAATTCACAGGAAGTTCCACTAGGATTGCTGGCGCAAATCGATCGCTATCAAGCTAGTCATTCCTCTACCTCTAATAATGCTTTATACATAATTTGGGCTGGAGCAAATGATTATTTAGGAGGTGGAAATGACACAAATCGACCAGTCAACAATTCAGTTGAAGCTGTCAAATCCCTAGTTCAAATTGGCGCAAAAAATATTTTAGTGGTGAATTTGCCAGATTTAGGTAAACTACCAGGAACGCGCAATACCCAACAATCTGAAGTACTGAGCCAACTAACTCACAAGCACAACTCTCAACTAGCTAATGCTTTGAAAAACTTACAGCAACAGCTTAAATCTGAACCCAATATTATTTATTATGATGTCAACGCTCTATTTAATCGAGTTATGAACGAGCCAACTAAGTTTGGCTTTCTCAATGTTATGAATACCTGTTTAAATGGCGAACTGAGCCAATATATGATTTGTCCCAACCCAGATAAATATTTATTTTGGGATGATATCCATCCCTCTACTGCTGCCCATAAATTGTTAGCAGAAACAGTTGCTAACAAGTTAAAATCTGCAACTACACAAACTCAGTCTGCTTATGCCAATTGA
- a CDS encoding tetratricopeptide repeat protein → MSDSLSHSNSPTLRDRYLALIDQIVQITLKGQIRSKEQVYQMLAQQVVPGTAEIFERCLDERTMEIEHEIETVKDELKQAKATRSQRAIKTIASEWERAAAQNRAASAIAKAAEQIASSEPAYLLADLLQVIDPNQKQALTIAQLKQLATSLKQQATEIDPEMAAEVQQVAMGIDRGLQSWQHLEGYLVSWVYDAGQSAIGFENAPGQRGPWALWAKQVNSPIPQALFQTLALEQSLLEWTTQQYFHLDDWVEIALILQFLQRGLVGWTEQRIYDAKLGSSLAISCFLTFAAVWGELANGFMQATSLNSSHRERLADGCFQIALQILRAFAQKQYFPLYGGVFASFNGGHLQSALDYLDLPLRQVEGTQEKARILTLLGYSQQAVGNYHQATQFYDRALEIARAAADVPCEIADLNHLSRICVAKKQYAEAINYSQRGLLLSRQVGDKLGEANALANLGYSEVYSAQALERAEPEVYEMAIGYLQQGLKLSQQLNDRQSLSLCCSSLGAAHLVLSQPQAAIDYLQAGFQAAQASGDLYLQGLNLVNLAEAYYGLQQTEKAIYVGCIGMYMLERIASPEWRQAAGLLTVLQGQMGQDAFQKVLAQYRPQFMTAIGLDGYDYIPQLLANYR, encoded by the coding sequence ATGTCCGATTCTCTATCTCATTCCAATTCTCCGACGCTGCGCGATCGCTACTTGGCGTTGATAGACCAGATCGTACAAATTACCCTGAAAGGGCAAATTCGTTCTAAAGAGCAAGTTTATCAAATGCTAGCGCAACAAGTCGTTCCCGGTACGGCAGAGATTTTCGAGCGCTGTTTGGACGAACGCACAATGGAGATCGAACATGAGATTGAGACGGTGAAGGATGAATTAAAGCAAGCGAAAGCGACTCGTTCCCAAAGAGCGATCAAAACGATCGCTAGCGAATGGGAACGCGCCGCCGCCCAAAATCGAGCCGCTAGCGCGATCGCTAAAGCAGCAGAACAGATCGCCTCTTCCGAACCAGCCTATTTACTTGCCGATTTATTACAAGTCATCGATCCAAATCAAAAGCAAGCACTAACAATCGCCCAACTCAAACAATTAGCTACGTCTTTAAAACAACAAGCAACTGAAATCGATCCAGAAATGGCGGCGGAGGTGCAACAAGTTGCAATGGGAATCGATCGCGGTTTGCAGTCTTGGCAGCATTTAGAAGGATATTTAGTGAGTTGGGTGTACGATGCAGGGCAGAGCGCGATCGGTTTTGAGAACGCACCAGGACAACGCGGACCTTGGGCGCTGTGGGCAAAACAGGTGAATAGTCCAATTCCACAAGCATTATTTCAAACTCTGGCTCTAGAGCAATCTCTATTAGAATGGACGACTCAGCAATATTTCCATCTCGATGATTGGGTGGAAATTGCGCTGATTTTGCAGTTTTTGCAACGGGGACTCGTTGGGTGGACGGAACAGCGAATTTATGATGCCAAGCTGGGATCAAGTCTAGCAATTTCTTGCTTTCTCACGTTTGCCGCAGTTTGGGGTGAGTTAGCAAATGGCTTCATGCAAGCAACTAGCCTCAATTCCAGCCATCGCGAACGGCTAGCGGATGGTTGTTTTCAGATTGCACTGCAAATTTTGCGCGCCTTTGCTCAAAAACAATATTTTCCTCTCTACGGTGGTGTTTTTGCTTCGTTCAATGGCGGACACCTACAATCTGCCCTCGACTATTTAGATTTACCTTTACGACAAGTCGAAGGAACTCAGGAAAAAGCTCGAATTTTGACACTTTTAGGTTATTCGCAGCAAGCTGTGGGAAATTACCACCAAGCAACCCAGTTTTACGATCGCGCTTTGGAAATTGCCCGTGCGGCGGCGGATGTACCTTGTGAAATTGCCGATTTAAATCATCTCAGCCGGATTTGCGTAGCAAAGAAACAGTACGCAGAGGCAATTAATTACAGCCAGCGGGGATTACTTCTCAGCCGCCAGGTAGGGGACAAGTTAGGTGAAGCCAATGCTTTAGCAAATTTGGGCTACAGCGAGGTGTATTCGGCTCAGGCTCTAGAAAGAGCAGAACCAGAAGTTTATGAAATGGCGATCGGTTATTTACAACAAGGATTGAAGCTATCTCAACAGTTAAACGACAGACAGAGCTTATCATTATGTTGCAGTAGCCTTGGTGCAGCGCATTTAGTTTTATCTCAACCTCAAGCTGCGATCGATTATCTTCAAGCTGGATTTCAAGCCGCTCAAGCTTCCGGCGATTTGTATCTTCAAGGACTCAACTTAGTTAACTTAGCAGAAGCATATTATGGCTTACAACAGACAGAAAAAGCAATTTATGTTGGTTGTATAGGTATGTATATGTTAGAGCGGATTGCTTCTCCTGAGTGGCGACAAGCAGCAGGTTTGTTGACTGTATTACAAGGGCAAATGGGACAAGATGCTTTTCAAAAAGTATTGGCACAATATCGACCGCAATTTATGACTGCGATCGGTTTAGATGGTTACGATTACATTCCGCAATTATTAGCAAATTACCGTTAA
- a CDS encoding glycine betaine ABC transporter substrate-binding protein, which produces MKKFILLCLITASLVLAIASCNPITSEGNGEIVVASKNFTEQNILGELLAQQIESATGLKVARRLDLGGTFVCHQAMLAGQVDAYIEYTGTAFTTILKQQPISDPKAVYQRVKSGYEQFQLEVTPALGFENTFAMIIRGEDARKYNLRTLSQAAQYTPQWQAGFGYEFISREDGFPGLAKTYDLKLNKPPRVMDLGLIYRAIIDKQVDIVAGNSTDAQIARLDLTILQDDKAYFPPYEATPIVRQATLKKYPKLRQAIAQLGGKINEEEMRNLNYQVEGEFRDIKEVVREFLIAKGLVK; this is translated from the coding sequence ATGAAAAAATTTATTCTTTTATGTTTAATTACTGCGAGTTTGGTGTTGGCGATCGCCAGTTGCAATCCTATCACTTCTGAGGGTAACGGTGAGATTGTCGTTGCTTCCAAAAATTTTACCGAACAAAATATTTTAGGCGAACTATTAGCGCAACAAATTGAATCTGCAACTGGACTAAAAGTCGCTCGTCGTCTAGATTTAGGAGGAACGTTTGTTTGTCATCAAGCAATGCTCGCCGGACAAGTTGATGCTTATATCGAATATACGGGAACGGCATTTACAACTATCTTAAAACAACAGCCAATTAGCGATCCAAAAGCTGTTTATCAGCGGGTAAAATCTGGTTACGAGCAGTTTCAATTAGAAGTTACCCCAGCTTTAGGATTTGAAAATACCTTTGCCATGATTATTCGTGGAGAAGATGCACGCAAGTACAATCTTCGCACTCTCTCGCAAGCTGCCCAATACACACCCCAGTGGCAAGCTGGCTTCGGCTATGAATTTATCAGCCGCGAGGATGGGTTTCCAGGATTAGCAAAAACCTACGATCTGAAGTTAAATAAACCACCCCGCGTAATGGATTTGGGCTTAATTTATCGGGCAATAATTGATAAACAAGTAGATATAGTTGCAGGGAACTCTACCGATGCTCAAATCGCCCGTTTAGATTTAACGATTCTGCAAGATGATAAGGCTTACTTTCCCCCCTATGAAGCAACTCCCATCGTGCGACAGGCAACTTTGAAAAAGTATCCCAAACTACGTCAGGCGATCGCACAACTAGGAGGAAAGATTAATGAAGAGGAAATGCGCAATTTAAATTATCAAGTCGAAGGGGAATTTCGTGATATTAAGGAAGTCGTGCGCGAATTTTTAATCGCCAAAGGTTTGGTAAAGTAG
- a CDS encoding phytochelatin synthase family protein, whose product MAGDSVLTQTLPLPNNLISFNSETGEQLLLQSKAREDFWALSTQYVTQNTQAYCGVASIVMVLNALSIPAPIAPEYTPYRVFTQANFFNNAQTRKILTPEVVAHQGMTLAQLGQLLASYAVEAKVYHSTDTNLEQFRQLVAQNLRQENNFVLVNYLRRKIGQERGGHISPIAAYNQQTDRFLILDVSRYKYPPVWVKATDLWQAMDTTDRVSGKTRGFVLVSKKVKS is encoded by the coding sequence ATGGCTGGCGATAGCGTATTGACGCAGACACTACCTTTGCCGAATAATTTAATCTCCTTCAACTCCGAAACGGGAGAACAATTATTACTACAAAGTAAAGCGCGGGAAGATTTTTGGGCTTTGAGTACGCAGTATGTTACCCAAAATACTCAAGCTTATTGCGGAGTCGCCAGTATAGTGATGGTATTAAATGCTCTCTCAATTCCCGCTCCTATTGCTCCTGAGTATACGCCTTATCGAGTATTTACCCAGGCAAATTTTTTTAATAATGCTCAAACTAGAAAAATTCTTACACCTGAAGTTGTTGCCCATCAAGGTATGACTTTAGCACAGTTAGGGCAGCTACTTGCTAGCTATGCGGTAGAAGCTAAAGTTTATCACAGTACTGATACTAATCTAGAGCAGTTTCGTCAGCTTGTCGCCCAGAATTTACGCCAAGAAAATAACTTTGTTTTGGTTAATTACTTGCGACGCAAAATTGGACAAGAAAGAGGCGGACACATTTCTCCTATCGCCGCTTATAACCAACAAACAGATCGGTTTTTAATTCTCGATGTTTCTCGCTATAAATATCCCCCAGTCTGGGTAAAAGCAACGGATTTATGGCAAGCAATGGACACAACAGACAGGGTGTCAGGTAAGACGCGGGGATTTGTGTTGGTGAGTAAGAAAGTCAAAAGTTAA
- a CDS encoding alpha/beta hydrolase: MDLHYDIQGKGDPVVLLHSGGVDSRDWQFIVPKLAQTHQVITYDQRGAGKSSPRLEPVNHVEDFKRLLDSLDIDKAVLVGHSIGGQIATDFTLSNPERVTKLVLVAPGLTGFQFSPEFDRYVQAIWAAVPDVEKMLEVSLHSPMYAVHVVMNSPHRDRFYQIKHHNVLRAFEWKNFDQVWTQPPAIERLNELKSKTLFIIGTQDSEDCFRIAKFFKQVPDIRFAQIEGADHIPTLTHPQEVYHLITQFLSESQY, translated from the coding sequence ATGGATTTGCATTATGACATTCAAGGAAAGGGCGATCCGGTCGTCCTACTGCATAGTGGCGGAGTTGATTCACGCGACTGGCAGTTTATCGTCCCAAAGTTGGCTCAAACTCATCAAGTTATTACTTACGACCAACGCGGTGCTGGGAAGTCATCGCCACGGCTCGAACCTGTAAATCACGTTGAGGATTTCAAACGACTACTAGACTCTTTGGACATCGATAAAGCTGTTTTGGTAGGTCATTCGATTGGCGGACAAATTGCCACTGATTTTACTTTGAGCAATCCAGAACGAGTCACCAAACTCGTGCTTGTCGCTCCTGGGTTGACGGGTTTTCAATTCTCACCAGAATTCGATCGCTATGTCCAAGCAATTTGGGCAGCAGTTCCAGATGTAGAGAAAATGCTCGAAGTCTCCTTGCACTCTCCCATGTATGCCGTCCACGTTGTCATGAACAGCCCGCATCGCGATCGCTTTTACCAAATAAAACACCATAATGTTTTAAGAGCGTTTGAATGGAAAAACTTCGACCAAGTTTGGACGCAACCACCCGCGATCGAACGGCTAAATGAGCTAAAATCCAAAACGCTATTCATCATCGGCACTCAAGACAGTGAAGACTGCTTCCGTATCGCTAAATTTTTCAAACAAGTTCCCGACATTCGCTTTGCCCAAATTGAAGGCGCAGACCATATACCCACGCTGACACATCCGCAAGAGGTATATCATCTCATCACTCAATTCCTGAGCGAGTCACAATATTAA
- a CDS encoding TetR/AcrR family transcriptional regulator produces MPRTPTENERIRRATTEQILKTAMTLFCEKGYYSTSIDDVAKQAKISKGLLYHYFKGKEDLLAALVDLRINDVLAVMNAAVAKKTPAEQIQHIVEGALEDVSRQPEVFRFYLNLFTQPRLDPVVAKYSQKLMDEQARQFEIQTDMFVQLGVAEPRQRSLYFSSTLQGIMLMFSTYPNSFPLEKLKAQAIAEFCSRG; encoded by the coding sequence ATGCCACGCACCCCAACAGAAAACGAACGCATCCGTCGCGCTACCACAGAACAGATTCTTAAAACAGCCATGACTCTGTTCTGTGAGAAGGGCTACTATTCTACATCGATTGATGATGTTGCCAAGCAAGCTAAGATCTCAAAAGGGCTGCTCTATCACTACTTCAAAGGCAAAGAAGATTTGCTAGCGGCGCTAGTCGATCTCCGAATCAACGATGTTTTAGCGGTGATGAATGCGGCTGTAGCCAAAAAAACGCCTGCCGAACAAATTCAGCATATTGTTGAAGGTGCGCTCGAAGATGTCAGCCGCCAGCCTGAAGTTTTCCGATTCTATCTAAATTTGTTTACCCAACCGCGTCTCGATCCAGTGGTAGCAAAATACAGCCAGAAGTTGATGGACGAGCAAGCAAGGCAATTTGAAATTCAGACTGACATGTTTGTCCAGCTTGGAGTCGCAGAACCGCGACAGCGATCGCTTTATTTTTCCTCAACGCTCCAAGGTATTATGCTCATGTTTTCGACCTATCCTAATAGCTTTCCATTAGAAAAACTTAAGGCTCAAGCGATCGCGGAGTTTTGTAGTCGTGGATAA